TAACACTTCAGTCATAAACTCTTCAAGGCCTTGGCCAGATAGTTTGGAGAGCCTTTTTACTGCCACTTCCTCTCCGTCTTCCAATTTACCCTTCAAACAAACGCCACATCTTCAGTTTCTGCTGATGCTAAATATACAGTACCAATTAAGCATGCTTATTGTGGTGCAGTGGTGAGTTAGCTATTACCTTATATACAGTACCAAAACCACCTCGTCCGAGCTTGTTGCTTTCATGGAAGTCATTTGTTGCGGTTACCAATTTTTCCAGTTCAAACATAGGTAAATCGCCAATTTGAATGTCGGTTTTGTCTCCTTTGAGCATGATCTTAGCCTGCTGTTTAATTCTCGTCCCTTCAATATCAACACAGAGTTCTGTTAAATACACCTATATGGCAATGCTGCAAACTAACACAGAAATACAAGTGGTCaagtaatgaaagaaaaggaGTTTTCACCATATTTTCGGCGCAACCATTTGATTCTAAATAAAACAACTGTAATGCTAACTAAAACTAGCACAACAGCAATTACGATCCATCTTCCCGATCTCCATGAAAGAGATGAGTGGTGTTTTTGTTGTTGGGTAGAAGCACCTGCAAAGTCAAGAAAGGTTCGTTACTCCATGATCATATTATTCAATATATCATACGCACATCCAGTACTGTATGTATGTCTCAGTGCCTCAAAAGCTCTCACGGATGGTGAGCTTATGGAGGCGGATGTACACAGCTTTACCTGCCAGCAAGAAATTGTCGAGAATTGTTAAGTAATTTACCTAGGTCTGAAGAAGCCAATCGAATGGAAAGATCAAGCCCTCTATTATCAGAATATTCTTCAATGTCAATTAGGCTACCATTCCAAGTCATACAGCCAATGCTCGGATAATAGCCAAAAGCTACACAGGAACAATCCCCTGTACACTGACTGCTACATTCATCCTCACTGGCTACCGATACCCACTGTGCGTTATCTGGTACTTTCACATTCTCCATTTTTAAAACCCCATCTGCTTTAACTCCTACAGTGTCACACTGTAGCAATGTTTTCCGAACACACCCACCAGTCCAGTTTCCTTTGTTCCACTCGGTACTATTTTTGGGCACAAACCCTCTCAAGCAACTACATATAGGTGAATTTGTCGCCTTACAACTCCCAAATGGTCCACATTTGCCATAAAAGTCGCACTCACTTTGTTGTGAGTACCATACTGTTTCCCATTTTCCGCTGCTCTTGTCCCAGAGTCTTTGGACCAAACTTCCATTATAATTCACCACAAAGTGAATAAATTGTAGCAATTGTGCTGATTGGTTTGCGAGGGTAAACACGAAGTATACTTCTCCTATCTTGTCTGTTGTAATACTAAGAACTGATTCGACACCAACAAATAGATTACCATTCCATGGTCCATTTCTCCAATAGGGGCGATCATCATCCCATAGAAAAACCTGAGGTGGATTGCGAGTATCAATACCAACCGTGAACTTTCCACCAGACGGGTCTACAGGGCTCTTCCAAGACCGAAACAACGCTTGTTTCTCCTTTACTGTACCATTAATTATGAACGCCATCTTCGGCAAAAACACATCAGTAGGATGGTCAAAACTCTGCCAAATCATATTTCCACCACC
This sequence is a window from Silene latifolia isolate original U9 population chromosome 8, ASM4854445v1, whole genome shotgun sequence. Protein-coding genes within it:
- the LOC141596029 gene encoding G-type lectin S-receptor-like serine/threonine-protein kinase At1g11330, with the protein product MDTGNLLLSDGGGNMIWQSFDHPTDVFLPKMAFIINGTVKEKQALFRSWKSPVDPSGGKFTVGIDTRNPPQVFLWDDDRPYWRNGPWNGNLFVGVESVLSITTDKIGEVYFVFTLANQSAQLLQFIHFVVNYNGSLVQRLWDKSSGKWETVWYSQQSECDFYGKCGPFGSCKATNSPICSCLRGFVPKNSTEWNKGNWTGGCVRKTLLQCDTVGVKADGVLKMENVKVPDNAQWVSVASEDECSSQCTGDCSCVAFGYYPSIGCMTWNGSLIDIEEYSDNRGLDLSIRLASSDLGASTQQQKHHSSLSWRSGRWIVIAVVLVLVSITVVLFRIKWLRRKYGTRIKQQAKIMLKGDKTDIQIGDLPMFELEKLVTATNDFHESNKLGRGGFGTVYKGKLEDGEEVAVKRLSKLSGQGLEEFMTEVLVISKLQHRNLVRLLGCCVEGEEKLLVYEYMPNKSLDALLFDRLYQELLGWKTRFNIIQGISRGLLYLHRDSRLKIIHRDLKASNILLDDKLNPKISDFGMAKIFGGSEDQADTNRVVGTYGYMSPEYAMEGRFSEKSDIYSFGVLLLEIVSGRRNNSFRNQESLSLLGHAWKLWNEDDILSLIDPFVLESGFQAEILRCIQVALLCVQELPEDRPNISMVISMIDSDISVLPHPTQPGFIQRRYTQNQSENGTSSVNRVSLSYLIGR